The following DNA comes from Pyxidicoccus trucidator.
GGAGGCCCGCGCCATCCACGTGACAGGCTAGGATGGGGGGATGCGCTCGCCCTCACCCTGGATGTGTCCGTGGGCTGTCGCCCTCCTGTTGCCGCTGGCCTGTGTGAATCCCGACCCCGGGCCGGGGACCCCGCGGGATGGAGGCGTGAGCGAAGGCTGGACGTGGCTCCCGGTCGAGGGCTCCCGGTGCGCGCGGGGCTCGACCGCCGGCATCGGGCTGAAGCGCTCGGGGCTGGACGAGGACCTCTTCATCTTCCTGCAGGGAGGAGGCGCCTGCTGGAACCAGGGGACCTGCGTGCCCTCGGTGATGCGCTTCGGACCCATCTGCTACTACGACACGGCGTGTCTCTACAGCGGCGCCGGTGGTCAGCAGCCCTCGGCCGTCCACGTGAACGAGGACAATCCCTATCCCGCGGATGGTGGCGGTCACTTCCCGCAGGAGGTGGCGCTTCTGGACTCGGTGCGCGCGCTGGACCGCACCGTGCCGGACAACCCCTTCCGCGACGCGACGTTCGTCTTCGTCCCGTACTGCACCGGAGACCTGCACGCGGGCGATGCGGAGCGGACCTACCAGTACAAGGTCGGCTATCTGGATCCTGTCCAGTCGCGGAAGATTCACTTCGCCGGGGCGCGCAACATGGACGCCTACCTCCGGGAGCTGAAGGCGCGGTTCCCCGACGCGAAGCGGATCTGGCTCACCGGCTCCAGCGCGGGCGGGTATGGAGCGACATTCAATCTCCCGAGGGTTCGAGACGCCTTCCCCGACGCGGAGGTCCACCTGCTCGCTGACTCGGCGCCGTTCGTC
Coding sequences within:
- a CDS encoding pectin acetylesterase-family hydrolase — encoded protein: MSEGWTWLPVEGSRCARGSTAGIGLKRSGLDEDLFIFLQGGGACWNQGTCVPSVMRFGPICYYDTACLYSGAGGQQPSAVHVNEDNPYPADGGGHFPQEVALLDSVRALDRTVPDNPFRDATFVFVPYCTGDLHAGDAERTYQYKVGYLDPVQSRKIHFAGARNMDAYLRELKARFPDAKRIWLTGSSAGGYGATFNLPRVRDAFPDAEVHLLADSAPFVQPVHWEHWREAWNIQLPADCEDCDAGMPQIAEHLAQRFPDSRQGLLAYDSDQVLRWFFFAGTGPEAALNPPVGPYQAGFGALLAERAAHANADAFVLPGTAHVMWQGYGTALSDGGTAPPFNSADGGTNLREWIHAWATGEGFGGP